The DNA window GCCACGGGCTTATGTGTTTGAAGGAGCATTCAACGAAGTGGCGCTAACGGCTGCGTTCCATGCCCTTATTGCGCGGCATGAGATATTGCGGACGGTGTTCCGCGAAGATGAGGATGGGGTGGTAAGGCAGTTCATTCTGCCACCGGAGCGCGCGGGTTTTGCCATTGAGCGGCATGATCTGCGTGCGGCCGTTGACGCTGGAGCTGCAGCAGCTGTGCTGGGCAATGATGCTTTCATCCAGCCATTCGACTTTGTATCAGGGCCGTTGCTGCGTGCAGGCCTGTACCAGGTTGCAGACAATAAATGGATCTTTACCTATGTGATGCATCATATCATCAGTGATGGATGGTCTATGGACATTTTGTTCAGGGAGGCACTCCTGCTGTACGAGTCCTTCGCTAAAGGTATTGCCAGCCCTTTATCGCCGCTTCGTATCCAGTACCGCGACTATGCGTCGTGGCAGCAGGAGCAGCTGAGCGGCGCTCTGCTGGAATCGCATAAACGTTACTGGCTGGGGCAGTTTGACGGGGATATTCCCGTACTGGAGCTGCCGTCAGATAAGGTGCGGCCGCCGGTTAAGACGTATAACGGTGGCGCGGTGGTACGCCGAGAGATAAATGCCTCCGGCTTCAGGGCGCTGTTGCAGCCGTCTGGTGCAACGTTGTTTATGGGCCTGCTGGCGCTGGTGAAAACATTGTTTTATCGTTATACTCAACGGGGGGATATCACGATCGGTACCCCTGTTGCAGGGCGTGAACATGCCGACCTGGAAGATCAGATAGGATTTTATGTGAACACCCTTGCCTTGCGGACGCGTTTCAGCGGGGATGACAGCTACCGGACCTTACTTCATAAGGTAAAGGAAGTAGCACTGGGAGCTTATGAACATCAGGTGTACCCGTTTGATGAACTGGTGGACGAATTAAAGCTGCAACGCGATATGAGCCGCAATCCCCTGTTTGACGTGCAGGTAATAGCTGACAACGCGGAAAGCCCCCGTGGCAGCGAGCTTTCCGGTGAAGGAGATTGGCAGGTCAGGAACTATGAAGATGTCGTCAATACAGGCAGCGTGTTTGACCTGGTGTTTCATTTTACGGAAACAGCAACGAGCCTGGAAACAGAAGTAGTGTACAACACGGATGTATTCAGTGAAAGAAATATCATCCAATACCTGGACCATCTGGAGAACCTGCTGGAAGCCGTGCAGTTGGCGCCAGACACCCCCATCAGCCGGTTGGCATACCTGGGAGAAGCAGAGCTGCGCCAGTTGCATGGATTCAATAATACAAGCCGACCTATTGCTGCAGACACTACGCTGGTAAGTCTTTTTGAGCAACAGGTAGCCCTTACACCGGATCTGACAGCAGTGATATACGGAGATACGAAACTAAGCTATAAAGAGCTGGATGAGCGGTCAGGGCTGCTGGCGTCCTATCTGTGCAGTCGCGGTTACGGGGTGGCAGACCGTCTTATCGGGATCATGCTGGACCGCTCAGCAGACCTTGTGATTGCCATCCTGGGAGTACTGAAGTCCGGAGCGGCTTATGTGCCGGTAGATCCATCTTATCCACGTTCCCGCAAGTCCTATATCCTGGAAGATGCGCGTGTGGAGCTGCTGCTGACGGAAACGGCCTGTCTCCTCGACCTGGATTATTATAACGGAGAGATCTTTGCCACAGATGTTCAGCTCTCAACGCTTGAACGGAAGCCAGATGAAGAGAAGCCGGTGATACGCCCTGAGCAGCTGGCCTATGTGATCTATACCTCCGGTTCTACAGGAGTGCCTAAAGGCGTCATGATTGAACACGGAGCTATATCCAACACGATATCAGCACAACGGGGAATATTCGGTATAAGGGAAGGGCAGAGAGGATTGCAGTTCGCGTCGTTATCCTTTGATGCATCCGTTTGGGAAATATTTATGATGCTTACTACAGGGGCCACCTTGTGTATCATTAATGACGATGCCCGGAAAGACCCGTCTTTGCTCGAAAAATATATCAATGACTATGAAATAGACATCGCCACGCTGCCCCCTTCTTATGTAAGACTGATGGCGCTTGAAAATGTGCACACGCTGAAGCACCTGGTAACAGCCGGCGAAGCGGCCATATGGGAAAAAGCAGCGGCATTTGCTGAGCAGGGGACCTTCTATAACGCTTACGGCCCTACGGAATCAAGTATTTGCGCTTCCGTATATCAGATGGACAGCGAAAGAACAGGCCGCGGGCCTGTTCCAATCGGCCGGCCTATCGATAATACGCAGCTTTATGTCATGGACGATGCCGGCGGATTGCTGCCGCTGGGCGCAGTTGGTGAGATCTGCATAAGCGGCCGGGGACTGGCCAGAGGTTATCTCAATAACCCGGATCTTACTGCACAGAAATTTATTGCACATCCTTTTCGTCCCGGAGAAAAGCTCTACCGCACCGGTGACCTTGGGCGATGGATGCCGGACGGCAATCTGGTTTTTACAGGAAGGAAAGACCAACAGATAAAAATAGGCGGGCACAGGATTGAACTGGGAGAAATTGAACACACCTTACTGCTGCATCCACAGGTAGAAGCGGCAGTAGTATTACTGTCAGCAGACCGCAATGGAGAAAAGGAACTGGTAGCTTATGTTGTTATCGACGAGGCATACGATGTCATGGAGGTAAGGACCTTCATGAGCAATACACTGCCCGCTTTTATGCTGCCGCATCACTATGTCCGGATCGGGGCTGTTCCGCTTACTGCCAACGGCAAAACAGATAAGACGAAGCTGCCATCCCATGGCGAAGTTGAAAAACAGCCTGCGACGGCCTATATAGCGCCGCGGACTGAAACAGAAATAGTACTGGCGGAGATATGGAGTGAAATATTAGGAAAGGAAAAAGTGGGCGTGAGGGATGATTTTTTCGAATTGGGAGGAAGCTCATTGAAAGCCATGATGCTGGTAAAGAAGCTAAAAGATGAAATGAAGGTCGTGTTATCTCTGCGCGAGCTTTTTGAGTACAGGACTATTGAGCGTACAGCAGAGAATCTTAGTGCAACGGGTTCGTTCCCGGAACTGCCGGAGGCCGCCAATGACTTATACGAACACGAAGAGCTGTCTTACAACCAGCAGATTTATTTCTCGGAATGGAATAAAGGTGAAGAGCTGATCGTAAGTTCCTATCCGTTTGAACATTTTGATGCAGCTGCATTCAAGGTGGCGGTTAGTCAACTGATAGCACGCCATGAAGTGCTGAGGACAATATTTATACGTAGGGGTGTGACCGTTATACAGCAGATATTACAGGCAGATGCCTGCCGCCCTGAAATAAATGACGTCGTGAAACTGGCATCTGAGGCGGAGCTACACCGAATCATGGATATAGAAAGAAAACGGAAGTTTGATCTGTCTTCCTGGCCGTTGTTTGATATAAAACTCTATGACACAGGGAAGGGTATCGTTTCTGCTGTAGTGGCGATGCATCATATCCTGACTGATGGCGACTCCGGTGAGGTGATGAAGGAAGAGCTGTCCCGGTTGTATGTGGCTGCATTGGAACAGAAAAACACTACCATGGACCCGCTTCCTTTTCAATATCAGCAGTATGTGCGTTGGCAGCGGAGCTTCCTGCGATCGCTGGAAGGAGAAGCGCATAAGACATATTGGTTGCAGAAGCTGGCAGGCTGTGTCTTGTCTCTGCCAGTAACAGGCGAGGGTGAGGGCGATCAACTGCTGATCCCGGTGCCGTTGAAGATAACAGGTTCTTTTTATGAAGAACTGGACCGCTTTACAAGAAAAAATGCATTGACACGCACTTCCCTGCTACTGGGCGCCCTGGTGCTACTGATCTCGCGGTGGAGCAGGCGTGCAGACGTTACCGTTATAACGTCTGTGGCTGGAAGAACTTCGCCGCACCTGGGACATCTGGACCTCAGCAAAATGATAGGCTTCTTCTCAAATCTGTTGCTGGTAAGGAATATCGTTGACAGGGAACAGCCTGTGCACGGATATCTGCAGGACGTACAACGCAGTTTCCTGGATGACCTGAGTCATGATATATACCCTGTAGGTAAACTGATGAATGAGTTGCCTGGCATCACACCAGCCGAACTGATGAAAGACGCTGTTTTCTACAACTATCATCACTTTACTGCCGCTG is part of the Chitinophaga flava genome and encodes:
- a CDS encoding non-ribosomal peptide synthetase; this translates as MIEELIDKLIGLNIRVELVGEGNLKVDGGGAKVPADILAEIKHNKADLVHYLNAHYNTAHFEGIPVTRLQESYPLSAMQRRLWFLSQFAGSNAAYNLPRAYVFEGAFNEVALTAAFHALIARHEILRTVFREDEDGVVRQFILPPERAGFAIERHDLRAAVDAGAAAAVLGNDAFIQPFDFVSGPLLRAGLYQVADNKWIFTYVMHHIISDGWSMDILFREALLLYESFAKGIASPLSPLRIQYRDYASWQQEQLSGALLESHKRYWLGQFDGDIPVLELPSDKVRPPVKTYNGGAVVRREINASGFRALLQPSGATLFMGLLALVKTLFYRYTQRGDITIGTPVAGREHADLEDQIGFYVNTLALRTRFSGDDSYRTLLHKVKEVALGAYEHQVYPFDELVDELKLQRDMSRNPLFDVQVIADNAESPRGSELSGEGDWQVRNYEDVVNTGSVFDLVFHFTETATSLETEVVYNTDVFSERNIIQYLDHLENLLEAVQLAPDTPISRLAYLGEAELRQLHGFNNTSRPIAADTTLVSLFEQQVALTPDLTAVIYGDTKLSYKELDERSGLLASYLCSRGYGVADRLIGIMLDRSADLVIAILGVLKSGAAYVPVDPSYPRSRKSYILEDARVELLLTETACLLDLDYYNGEIFATDVQLSTLERKPDEEKPVIRPEQLAYVIYTSGSTGVPKGVMIEHGAISNTISAQRGIFGIREGQRGLQFASLSFDASVWEIFMMLTTGATLCIINDDARKDPSLLEKYINDYEIDIATLPPSYVRLMALENVHTLKHLVTAGEAAIWEKAAAFAEQGTFYNAYGPTESSICASVYQMDSERTGRGPVPIGRPIDNTQLYVMDDAGGLLPLGAVGEICISGRGLARGYLNNPDLTAQKFIAHPFRPGEKLYRTGDLGRWMPDGNLVFTGRKDQQIKIGGHRIELGEIEHTLLLHPQVEAAVVLLSADRNGEKELVAYVVIDEAYDVMEVRTFMSNTLPAFMLPHHYVRIGAVPLTANGKTDKTKLPSHGEVEKQPATAYIAPRTETEIVLAEIWSEILGKEKVGVRDDFFELGGSSLKAMMLVKKLKDEMKVVLSLRELFEYRTIERTAENLSATGSFPELPEAANDLYEHEELSYNQQIYFSEWNKGEELIVSSYPFEHFDAAAFKVAVSQLIARHEVLRTIFIRRGVTVIQQILQADACRPEINDVVKLASEAELHRIMDIERKRKFDLSSWPLFDIKLYDTGKGIVSAVVAMHHILTDGDSGEVMKEELSRLYVAALEQKNTTMDPLPFQYQQYVRWQRSFLRSLEGEAHKTYWLQKLAGCVLSLPVTGEGEGDQLLIPVPLKITGSFYEELDRFTRKNALTRTSLLLGALVLLISRWSRRADVTVITSVAGRTSPHLGHLDLSKMIGFFSNLLLVRNIVDREQPVHGYLQDVQRSFLDDLSHDIYPVGKLMNELPGITPAELMKDAVFYNYHHFTAAASVADLEDGGTAQQANIPVPFTFGLIVREFRDGLSLQLLCNGRRFTYDHAESAGEQYKRILEQIINNPDILTGQIPEMKK